One Exiguobacterium sp. BMC-KP genomic window, AGAGAACCCGTTCTTCCGTCGATTCATAATTCATTTCGTGTAAGGCACACTTCGCTTCATTGACACGTTGAATGGTCCGTCCGAGTGAGACGAGAATCTCTTTTGGCAACCCAGCTAACTGTTCAAAGAAATAGCTCGAGAATAAATCTCCTGCTAACACAAGAAGCTGCCGTTCCTTCGAACCACGTTGCGTCTCATTGACACGCTCATGCAAACGTAAGGCGACTTGTGCGAAATGAATCGCTTTGACAAGTGCCTCAGCGTCCAACGTGTCATGCTGAGCGACATCAATCAACCAACTGATCTGTTCACGATCGATGGAAGGGAAATCCACATGTCGAGCCAATCGTGTCGTTTGTTTAGTGGTGAGTGCAGTGATGATTTCATCCACGCGCAGCTCATGTTGTTCCATGCTTTTACCCCCCGATCTCCAGTGCCATCTCGTTGATGGACGTTCTTCTTTTTTAATATACCATAATCGGTGGGCTTTCACGCTTCTGAATGTCCACAAAAAAGCCGCCCGAGAAAATCTCGGGCGACTATGTAGCCGGATTACTTCACAGCATCTTTCAATGCTTTACCTGGTTTGAAGGCAGGTACTTTGCTTGCTGGAATCTCGATATCTTCTTTCGTACGTGGGTTGCGACCTTTACGGGCTGCACGCTCACGGACTTCGAAGTTACCAAATCCAATCAATTGGACTTTTTCTCCAGACTGAAGTGTCTCAGTGATCGATTCGAATGTTGATTCGACAACTTTCGT contains:
- a CDS encoding heptaprenyl diphosphate synthase component 1, with translation MEQHELRVDEIITALTTKQTTRLARHVDFPSIDREQISWLIDVAQHDTLDAEALVKAIHFAQVALRLHERVNETQRGSKERQLLVLAGDLFSSYFFEQLAGLPKEILVSLGRTIQRVNEAKCALHEMNYESTEERVLLWLTAEFGLMQGLAAITKREWLTRQGRQIIQQQAEQLDLVAQKLLLSHLEQMAVA
- a CDS encoding HU family DNA-binding protein; translated protein: MNKTELIQAVVEKSGLTKKDVTKVVESTFESITETLQSGEKVQLIGFGNFEVRERAARKGRNPRTKEDIEIPASKVPAFKPGKALKDAVK